The proteins below come from a single Sphingomonas carotinifaciens genomic window:
- the infC gene encoding translation initiation factor IF-3, producing MMRRPMQAPPMNGPRFNEWIQSQKVRVIDHEGENLGVMYTREAIAQAQEVGLDLVEVSPNADPPVAKFLDVGKYKYEAQKKANLARKSQKTQEIKEIKMRPNIDDHDYDTKMKKVVEFIGEGDKVKVTMRFRGRELSHGQLGMNVLQRVAEQVNEVAKVEAYPRMEGRQMLMVLAPK from the coding sequence ATGATGCGCCGCCCGATGCAGGCGCCGCCGATGAATGGTCCCCGCTTCAACGAGTGGATCCAGAGCCAGAAGGTTCGCGTGATCGACCATGAGGGCGAGAATCTCGGCGTGATGTACACTCGCGAGGCGATCGCGCAGGCTCAGGAAGTCGGCCTGGACCTGGTCGAGGTGTCGCCCAACGCGGACCCGCCCGTCGCCAAGTTCCTGGACGTCGGCAAGTATAAGTACGAGGCGCAGAAAAAGGCGAACCTCGCCCGCAAGTCGCAGAAGACGCAGGAGATCAAGGAGATCAAGATGCGTCCGAACATCGACGATCACGACTATGACACCAAGATGAAGAAGGTGGTCGAGTTCATCGGTGAGGGCGACAAGGTGAAGGTCACCATGCGCTTCCGCGGCCGCGAGCTTTCGCACGGCCAGCTTGGCATGAACGTGCTTCAGCGCGTCGCCGAGCAGGTGAACGAGGTCGCCAAGGTGGAGGCCTATCCGCGTATGGAAGGCCGCCAGATGCTGATGGTGCTGGCACCCAAGTAA
- the thrS gene encoding threonine--tRNA ligase, producing the protein MSAMFRITLPDGSVREVAPGTTPADVAAAIGPGLAKAAIAARVDGEVRDLSRPFAGDSQLALITFKDEADALELARHDFAHVMAEAVQHLFPGTQITFGPATEDGFYYDFAPNPERGPFTDEDLPAIEEEMRRIIARNEPFVREVWSRQDLIDRWTEQGETFKAEWAAELPEGEELTIYRQGAWLDMCRGPHMPTTGKLDPAAFKLTRVSGAYWRGDQANAMLSRIYGTGWLTKKQLQEHLTRLEEAAKRDHRKIGAEMDLFHLQSEAQGSVFWHPKGYMLWRQLEAYMRRRLDAAGYEEVKTPQLMDARQWEQSGHWGKYRENMFVVPDEIPNTEDEGAVISGDADLMALKPMNCPAHVLIFRQGIKSYRDLPIRMAEFGCCHRNEPHGALHGIMRVRQFTQDDAHIFVREDQLVEEVRNFCELLDSVYRDLGFEDYAVKLALRPEKRFGSDAMWDQSEDELRRAVLQSSLSETIKAKFEELPGEGAFYAPKLEFHLTDAIGRTWQVGTIQSDRVLPERLDASYVAEDGNRHRPVMLHRAILGTFERFIGILIEHHAGRFPLWLAPVQAVVATIVSDADGYAEQAAATLRAAGLRVETDLRNEKINYKVREHSLAKVPVLLVVGKREAEEGKVAIRRLGSQAQEIVTLDEAVAMLKGEATPPDLR; encoded by the coding sequence ATGTCCGCCATGTTCCGCATCACGCTGCCCGACGGTTCCGTCCGCGAGGTCGCGCCCGGAACTACGCCCGCGGACGTGGCCGCCGCGATCGGCCCGGGGCTCGCCAAGGCGGCGATCGCGGCGCGGGTGGACGGCGAGGTGCGCGACCTGTCGCGGCCGTTCGCCGGGGATTCGCAGCTTGCGCTCATCACCTTCAAGGACGAGGCCGACGCGCTGGAGCTTGCCCGCCACGACTTCGCGCACGTCATGGCGGAGGCGGTGCAGCACCTGTTTCCCGGCACGCAGATCACCTTCGGCCCGGCGACCGAGGACGGCTTCTATTATGATTTCGCCCCCAATCCCGAGCGCGGACCGTTCACCGACGAGGACCTGCCCGCCATCGAGGAAGAGATGCGCCGCATCATCGCCCGCAACGAGCCGTTCGTGCGCGAGGTCTGGTCGCGCCAGGATCTGATCGACCGCTGGACCGAGCAGGGCGAGACGTTCAAGGCGGAATGGGCGGCCGAACTGCCCGAAGGCGAGGAACTGACCATCTATCGCCAGGGCGCGTGGCTGGACATGTGCCGCGGCCCCCACATGCCGACCACGGGCAAGCTGGACCCGGCGGCGTTCAAGCTGACCCGCGTTTCCGGCGCCTATTGGCGCGGCGACCAGGCGAATGCGATGCTCAGCCGCATCTACGGCACGGGCTGGCTGACCAAGAAGCAGTTGCAGGAGCATCTGACCCGGCTGGAGGAAGCCGCCAAGCGCGACCATCGCAAGATCGGCGCGGAGATGGACCTGTTCCACCTTCAGTCGGAGGCGCAGGGGTCGGTCTTCTGGCATCCCAAGGGCTATATGCTGTGGCGCCAGCTGGAGGCCTATATGCGCCGCCGACTGGATGCGGCGGGCTATGAAGAGGTGAAAACCCCGCAGCTGATGGACGCGCGCCAGTGGGAGCAGTCCGGCCACTGGGGCAAATATCGCGAGAACATGTTCGTCGTGCCCGACGAGATCCCGAACACGGAGGACGAGGGCGCGGTCATTTCCGGCGATGCCGACCTGATGGCGCTGAAGCCGATGAATTGCCCCGCGCATGTCCTGATCTTCCGTCAGGGGATCAAGTCGTACCGCGACCTGCCGATCCGCATGGCCGAATTCGGCTGCTGCCACCGCAACGAGCCGCACGGCGCGCTGCACGGCATCATGCGCGTCCGCCAGTTCACCCAGGACGACGCGCATATCTTCGTGCGCGAGGACCAGCTGGTCGAGGAAGTGCGCAACTTCTGCGAGTTGCTCGATTCGGTGTACCGCGACCTCGGCTTCGAGGATTATGCGGTGAAGCTCGCCTTGCGTCCGGAAAAGCGCTTCGGCTCGGACGCGATGTGGGACCAGTCGGAGGACGAGCTGCGCCGTGCGGTGCTGCAATCTAGCCTGTCGGAGACGATCAAGGCGAAGTTCGAGGAATTGCCGGGCGAGGGTGCCTTTTACGCGCCCAAGCTGGAGTTCCACCTGACCGACGCGATCGGGCGGACGTGGCAGGTGGGCACCATCCAGTCGGACCGGGTGCTGCCCGAGCGGCTCGATGCGTCTTATGTCGCGGAGGACGGCAACCGGCACCGGCCGGTGATGCTGCACCGTGCGATCCTGGGGACATTCGAGCGCTTCATCGGCATCCTGATCGAGCATCATGCCGGGCGCTTCCCGCTCTGGCTGGCGCCGGTGCAGGCGGTGGTGGCGACGATCGTGTCGGATGCGGACGGCTATGCCGAGCAGGCGGCGGCAACGCTGAGGGCCGCGGGGCTGCGCGTCGAAACCGACCTGCGCAACGAGAAGATCAACTACAAGGTGCGCGAGCACAGCCTGGCCAAGGTGCCGGTGTTGCTGGTCGTCGGCAAGCGCGAGGCGGAGGAAGGCAAGGTCGCCATCCGCCGTCTCGGCAGCCAGGCGCAGGAGATCGTGACGCTGGACGAGGCAGTCGCGATGCTTAAGGGCGAGGCGACCCCGCCGGATCTGCGGTGA
- a CDS encoding LD-carboxypeptidase, whose translation MKIGILAPSSIGNPAAEAPVSAFAAIAYPEVDLIFHPQCYEADGHFAGSDERRASAFLEFANDPGIDAIWFLRGGYGSNRILSRVMPNLGAAARHKTYIGYSDLGFVLGALYARGIGRPVHGPMASDIRREGGDVTVARSLGWLARGDRQGLEPGLDGRPAAAFNLSILAALIGTPWLPDLADHVLLIEEVSEPMYAVDRLLFTMANATQLKGLAGVRLGGVTAVQPNEPEWGESLEFMIRRWCGDMGVPYLGRAEIGHTQTNRLVPFGIA comes from the coding sequence ATGAAAATCGGCATCCTGGCGCCGTCCAGCATCGGCAACCCGGCGGCCGAAGCGCCGGTCAGCGCCTTCGCCGCGATCGCCTATCCCGAGGTCGACCTGATCTTTCATCCGCAATGCTATGAGGCGGACGGCCATTTCGCCGGGTCGGACGAGCGGCGTGCGTCGGCGTTTCTGGAGTTCGCCAACGATCCGGGGATCGACGCGATCTGGTTCCTGCGCGGCGGCTACGGCTCGAACCGTATCCTGTCGCGGGTGATGCCGAACCTAGGCGCGGCGGCACGGCACAAGACCTATATCGGCTATTCCGACCTCGGCTTCGTGCTGGGGGCGCTCTATGCGCGCGGTATCGGGCGGCCGGTGCATGGGCCGATGGCCAGCGATATCCGGCGGGAGGGTGGGGACGTGACGGTGGCGCGGTCGCTGGGCTGGCTGGCGCGGGGGGACAGGCAGGGGCTGGAGCCCGGGCTGGACGGGCGGCCGGCGGCGGCGTTCAACCTGTCGATCCTGGCCGCGCTGATCGGCACGCCGTGGTTGCCCGACCTTGCCGACCATGTGCTGCTGATCGAGGAAGTGTCGGAGCCGATGTACGCTGTCGACCGGTTGCTGTTCACCATGGCCAATGCGACGCAGTTGAAGGGGCTGGCGGGCGTCCGTCTGGGGGGCGTGACCGCGGTGCAGCCCAACGAGCCCGAATGGGGCGAAAGCCTGGAGTTCATGATCCGGCGCTGGTGCGGGGACATGGGGGTGCCCTATCTGGGGCGCGCCGAGATCGGTCATACGCAGACGAACCGTTTGGTGCCGTTCGGGATCGCCTGA
- a CDS encoding UDP-N-acetylmuramate--L-alanine ligase: protein MDDGNSCFLVGIGGSGMMPLAMILRAKGKTVAGSDRGLDQGRVAAKFDALRRAGIALFRQDGSGVTAPDQIVIASAAVEESVPDIVAANHLGCPRRTRAQMLAELFNAAPLPIGVAGTSGKSTVTGMIAYILHTLGRDPTAMNGAVMKNFVALDAPFASALVGRGDAFVSEVDESDGSIALYRPRIAVLNNVSLDHKGLDELRALFSGFAGHATRVVANAGDPETAALLAGLPNVTTFAVEGEADLVAEALIPEPFAIGFHLVMGNTRLPVHLSVPGRHNVSNALAAIGACVAAGVPIEDAARTIQGFTGLRRRFDLVGTAGGVSVIDDFGHNPDKIAATLDTLHAFPGRLLVLFQPHGYGPLKMMGDELIRTFAERLAPDDLLVLPDPVYFGGTVTRDVGSGDIVAGIRAAGRDAHHIADRAAAADRLIAEARTGDRIIVMGARDDTLSLLAADMVERLATRS from the coding sequence ATGGACGACGGCAATTCCTGTTTCCTGGTGGGCATCGGCGGTTCGGGCATGATGCCGCTGGCGATGATCCTGCGGGCCAAGGGCAAGACGGTGGCGGGCTCCGACCGGGGGCTGGATCAGGGGCGCGTGGCCGCCAAGTTCGATGCGTTGCGACGCGCCGGCATCGCGCTGTTCCGCCAGGACGGATCGGGCGTCACCGCGCCCGACCAGATAGTGATCGCCTCCGCCGCGGTGGAGGAAAGCGTTCCCGATATCGTCGCCGCCAACCACCTGGGCTGCCCCCGCCGCACCCGTGCGCAGATGCTTGCCGAACTGTTCAACGCCGCCCCCCTGCCCATCGGCGTCGCCGGCACCAGCGGCAAGTCCACCGTCACCGGCATGATCGCCTATATCCTCCACACGCTCGGGCGCGACCCCACCGCGATGAACGGCGCGGTGATGAAGAACTTCGTCGCCCTCGACGCCCCATTCGCCAGCGCACTGGTCGGGCGCGGCGACGCGTTCGTCAGCGAAGTGGACGAAAGCGACGGCTCCATCGCGCTTTATCGCCCGCGCATCGCGGTCCTCAACAATGTCAGCCTCGACCATAAGGGGCTGGACGAGCTGCGCGCGCTGTTCTCCGGCTTTGCCGGCCATGCGACGCGCGTCGTCGCCAATGCCGGCGATCCGGAAACCGCGGCGTTGCTGGCAGGCCTGCCGAACGTCACCACCTTCGCGGTGGAGGGCGAGGCCGATCTGGTCGCCGAGGCCCTGATCCCTGAGCCCTTCGCGATCGGCTTCCACCTGGTCATGGGAAACACACGGCTGCCCGTGCATCTGTCAGTGCCCGGCCGGCATAACGTATCGAACGCGCTCGCCGCGATCGGCGCTTGCGTCGCCGCAGGCGTTCCGATCGAAGATGCCGCCCGCACGATCCAGGGCTTTACCGGCCTGCGTCGACGCTTCGATCTCGTCGGCACAGCCGGCGGCGTGTCGGTGATCGACGATTTCGGCCACAACCCGGACAAGATCGCCGCGACGCTGGACACGCTGCACGCCTTTCCCGGTCGGCTGCTCGTCCTGTTCCAGCCGCACGGCTATGGCCCCCTGAAGATGATGGGCGACGAACTGATCCGCACCTTCGCCGAACGCCTGGCCCCCGACGACCTGCTGGTCCTGCCCGATCCGGTCTATTTCGGCGGCACCGTCACCCGCGACGTCGGCAGCGGCGACATCGTCGCGGGCATCCGCGCGGCAGGCCGCGACGCGCACCACATCGCCGACCGCGCCGCCGCCGCCGACCGCCTGATCGCCGAGGCGCGGACCGGCGACCGCATCATCGTGATGGGCGCGCGCGACGACACGCTCAGCCTGCTCGCCGCCGACATGGTGGAGCGATTGGCCACGCGCAGCTAG
- a CDS encoding alpha/beta hydrolase yields MTTPQRPRLAYHHTPGTGPTIVFLPGYASDMQGSKALALEAWARGQGRGFLRFDYGGCGQSEGAFEDQSLADWRDDVCAMLDDVAQGPVVLVGSSMGGWLMLLAARARAERVKALVGIAPAPDFTDWGFTMEEKMALLQQGRITRANPYGPEPTLYTRHFWSSGEANRLMFGEIAFDGPVRFLQGQQDKDVPWQRTVRLAELIRSADVQTLLVKDGDHRLSREGDIALLVRAVEDVLAHL; encoded by the coding sequence ATGACGACGCCTCAACGCCCCCGCCTCGCCTATCATCACACCCCCGGCACCGGTCCCACGATCGTGTTCCTGCCGGGCTATGCCTCCGACATGCAAGGTTCCAAGGCGCTCGCGCTGGAGGCATGGGCGCGCGGGCAGGGGCGTGGCTTTCTGCGCTTCGACTATGGCGGCTGCGGCCAGTCCGAAGGCGCGTTCGAGGATCAGTCGCTGGCCGACTGGCGCGATGATGTCTGCGCCATGCTGGACGATGTGGCGCAAGGACCCGTGGTACTGGTCGGCTCGTCGATGGGCGGCTGGCTGATGCTGCTGGCCGCCAGGGCGCGAGCGGAGCGGGTAAAGGCGCTGGTCGGCATCGCGCCCGCCCCCGACTTCACCGACTGGGGCTTCACCATGGAGGAGAAGATGGCGCTGTTGCAGCAGGGCCGCATCACCCGCGCCAACCCTTATGGTCCGGAACCGACGCTCTACACCCGCCATTTCTGGTCGTCGGGTGAGGCCAATCGCCTGATGTTCGGCGAGATCGCCTTCGACGGCCCGGTCCGCTTCCTGCAAGGCCAGCAGGACAAGGACGTGCCGTGGCAGCGCACCGTGCGGCTGGCCGAGTTGATCCGTTCAGCCGATGTGCAGACGCTGCTCGTCAAGGACGGCGACCACCGGTTGTCGCGGGAAGGGGACATCGCCCTTCTCGTCCGCGCCGTCGAGGATGTTCTGGCCCACTTATGA
- a CDS encoding tetratricopeptide repeat protein, translating into MILPLLLALATQAGASCATEPKDPTPAARAAATQCRGLALAAGKNWSGAAQAFEQAAALAPRDRAAAYWAQAGNAWLAGGDTFKAKAALDHALAAGTLSGLDLGEAQLDHARVLVAENDLAGARTDLNAALANAPEDPLAWLLSATLARRMGDLPRAKADIAHALERASDDASVQLEAGNIAARDGDEAGARAAWTMAMRIAPTAPAGISARAALSQFGPIPSTVTR; encoded by the coding sequence ATGATCCTGCCCCTGCTGCTCGCCCTCGCCACGCAGGCCGGCGCATCCTGCGCGACCGAGCCGAAGGACCCGACCCCGGCCGCACGCGCCGCGGCGACGCAGTGCCGCGGGCTGGCATTGGCCGCGGGTAAAAATTGGTCGGGTGCCGCGCAGGCGTTCGAACAGGCGGCGGCCCTGGCGCCGCGCGACCGCGCCGCCGCCTATTGGGCGCAGGCCGGCAATGCCTGGCTGGCCGGCGGCGATACGTTCAAGGCGAAGGCGGCGCTCGACCACGCGCTTGCCGCCGGCACGCTGAGCGGCCTCGATCTGGGCGAGGCGCAACTGGATCATGCCCGCGTGCTGGTTGCGGAGAACGACCTTGCCGGCGCCCGCACCGACCTCAACGCCGCACTGGCCAACGCTCCGGAGGACCCGCTGGCATGGCTGCTGTCGGCGACACTGGCGCGGCGGATGGGCGACCTGCCGCGTGCCAAGGCCGACATCGCCCACGCGCTGGAACGGGCGAGCGACGATGCCTCGGTACAGCTTGAGGCCGGCAACATCGCCGCCCGCGACGGCGACGAGGCGGGCGCCCGCGCCGCCTGGACCATGGCGATGCGGATCGCTCCCACCGCGCCCGCAGGTATCAGCGCGCGGGCAGCCCTGTCGCAATTCGGCCCGATCCCCTCGACGGTGACGCGGTAG